The genomic window TGCCGGATCGATCACGCGGCCGTTTGTTATGAGGATGTTCACGCTTCATTGCCCGCGACGATGCTCATCACCGCCATGCGTACCGCGATACCGAAAGTGACCTGCGGCAGGATCACGCTCTGCCTGCCGTCGACCACAGCGGAGTCGATTTCGACACCGCGGTTGATCGGCCCCGGATGCATCACGATGGCGTCCGGCTTGGCCAGTCGAAGCTTCTCGGGTGTCAGTCCGTAGGTCTTGAAGAACTCCTGGCTCGACGGCAGCAGCGCGCCGCTCATCCGCTCGTTTTGCAGGCGCAGCATGATCACGACGTCGCAATCCTTGATGCCTTCTTCGAGCGTGTGGCACACGCGCACGCCCATCTGGGCCATGTCGTCGGGCACCAGCGTCCGGGGGCCGACCACCCGCACTTCGGCACAACCCAGCGTGGTGAGGCCGTGAATGTCGGAGCGCGCCACGCGCGAGTGCAGCACGTCACCGACGATCGCAACCGTGAGGTTGGTGAAGTCTTTCTTGTAGTGACGGATCGTGTACATGTCGAGCAGCCCCTGCGTCGGATGCGCATGGCGGCCGTCGCCGGCGTTGATCACATGCACATGCGGCGCGACGTGTTGCGCGATGAGGTACGGCGCGCCCGATTCGCCGTGCCGCACCACGAACAGATCGGCCGCCATCGCGCTCAGGTTGGCGATGGTGTCGAGCAGCGACTCGCCCTTGGTCGCCGACGAGCGCGCGATGTCGAGGTTGATGACGTCGGCGCTCAGTCGCTTGGCCGCGATCTCGAAGGTGGTACGAGTGCGCGTCGAGTTCTCGAAGAACAGGTTGAACACGCTCTTGCCGCGCAGCAACGGCACCTTCTTGACCTCGCGGTCGCTCACGCTGGTGAAGTTGGCGGCGGTGTCGAGGATGTGCGCAAGGATGCTCTTGGGCAGCCCTTCGATCGACAGCAGATGGATGAGTTCGCCGTTCTTGTTGAGCTGCGGATTGCGTTTGTAGAGCATCAGCGAGTGGCCTCTACTTGCAAGCTGAACACGCCCGATTCGCTGCGTGCCAAAGCCAGGAGTTGGGTGTCCGGCAACGTCAAATGCGTCGCTGCGAAGTCGGCTGCCACCGGCAGTTCACGCCCACCGCGGTCGACCAGCACCGCAAGCCGCACGCAAGCCGGACGCCCGAAGTCGAACAGCTCGTTGAGCACCGCGCGGATGGTGCGGCCGGTGTAGAGCACGTCGTCGAGCAGCAGCACATCGGCACCGTTCACTTCGAACGGCAACGCGGTTTGCGCGCTCGCAGCCAGGCCGCGGCGCGCGAAGTCGTCGCGGTGCATGGCCGACGAGATCACGCCGGGCGCGCCGGGCAGGCCCAGGTCCTTTTGCAGCCGCTCCACCAACCAGGCGCCGCCGGAAGTGATGCCGACCAGCCGCGTCTCGGGCCGCATCAGCTGCTTTACGCCGGATGTGAGCGCGGTGTAGAGCGCCTCGGCGTCGGGGATCGTGTTCAAGAAAGACTCCTCAGGAATTGCTCCAGGATGATGCAGGCGGAGGCGGCATCGGCATCGCGCGCGCCGGACGCAAGCGCCTCGGTCGTGCTGTAGCGCTCGTCGACTTCGTACACCGGCAGCTTGAAGCGTCCGTGCAGTTGGCGTGCGAACTTTTGTGCGCGGCGCGTGTTTTCGTGTGCTGCGCCATCGGGATGAAATGGCACGCCGATGACCAGTGCATCGGGCTGCCATTCGCGGATGCGGGCTTCGACCTGAACGAAGCGGGCATCGCCTTCGGCCTTGATGGTGGCCTGCGGCGACGCGGTCTTGAGCAGGCGATTGCCGGTAGCGACGCCTGTGCGCTTCAAGCCGAAATCGAAGGCCAGGAAGCTCTGAAAATGCGAGGGGACCGGGGCAGCAGAAGGAGCGGAAACGTCACGGGATGAGGCTGTGTTGGCTGGCTCGTTCGACATGACCAAAGCGCTCAGGCGTGACCGGCGTCGGGCGACAGCTTCCAGGCTTCCAGCCCCAGCAACAACAGCGCGCGGTCGTAGCGCTGCTCGATCGGCGTGTCGAAGATGACCGCCGGATCGGCATCGACGGTAAGCCAGCTGTTCTCGGCCAGTTCGGATTCGAGCTGCCCCTGCTCCCAGGCCGCATAACCGAGCGACACCAGCACCTTGCGCGGCCCGGCGCCGGTCGCCAGCGCTTCGAGCACGTCTTTCGACGTCGTCATTTCAAGGCCACCCGGAATCGTCATGGTCGATGCATAGACCGACTCCTCGGGCTTGTCGCCTTCCGCGAACACCGGCTCGTGCAGCACGAATCCACGTTCGGTCTGCACCGGGCCACCCTGGAAAACCGGCGCATCACCCAGTTCGGGTCGACTCAGATGCAGCTCGATCTTTTCGAACAGACCCTTCAAATTCATGTCGCTGGGCTTGTTGATCACGAGGCCCAGCGCGCCGCGTTCGCTGTGTTCGCACAGGTAGATCACGCTGCGCCTGAATGCCTTGTCTGCCAGACCGGGCATCGCGATCAGGAAATGATGCGTCAGGTTCATCGGGGCAGAATCAGAAGCCATATGCCTCCCATTTTACTGGCCGTCGACAAAGCCTATCCCAAAGGGCTGATGTGGTTCCGTCGCGATCTGCGCGTGGACGACAACGCAGCGCTCTATCACGCACTGCGCAGCTGCCGGCAGGTGCTGTGCGTGTTCATATTCGATCGGGCCATCCTCGACGCCTTGCCGAGCGCCGATCGACGGGTCGAATTCATCCGCGAATCGCTGGTGGAGCTCGATGCGGAGCTGCGTACCCTGGGCAGCGGGCTGATCGTTCGGCATGCGGTCGCGGCCGACGAAATCGCGGCGCTGGCCCACGCACTCGAAGTGCAGGCCGTGTTCGCGAATCGCGACGATGAGCCCGCAGCGCTCGAACGTGACGCCAAGGTGTTCGGCGCACTGGCCAACGCCGGCGTCACGTATCACACCTACAAAGACCAGACCATCTTCGAGCGCGACGAGGTGCTTACCAAGACCGGTCAGTCCTACACCGTGTTCACGCCCTACAAGCGCGCCTGGCTCGCCAAGCTCGAAGCTTTCTATCTGAGGCCGTATCCGGTTCGCCACTACGCCGATGCACTGGCACCGCCGCCCGAATCGCATCGTGCCGGCGTACCGACGTTGGAGGCCATCGGCTTCGAAAAGACCAACCTCGCCGAGCTCGAAATCCCCACCGGCACCCAGGGCGGCGCGGCGCTGTTCGACGACTTCTTTCAGCGCATCGACCGCTACGACGCGTCGCGCAATTTTCCGGCGGTGCGCGGCCCGAGCTACCTGAGCGTTCATCTGCGCTTCGGCACGGTGTCGATCCGGCAACTGGCCGGCGTGGCGCATCAACTCGCGCTGCAAGGCGACGTCGGGGCCGCGACCTGGCTCAGCGAACTGATCTGGCGCGACTTCTACTTTCAGGTGCTGGCGTTCAACCCGCGCATTGGCGAGGGCAAGAGCTTCAGGCCCGAGTACGACAAGATCATCTGGCATCACGGCAAGCATGCCGACGGGCTCTTCGACGCCTGGTGCCAGGGCCGAACCGGTTACCCGTTGATCGACGCGGCCATGGCGCAGATCAACCAGACCGGCTACATGCACAACCGGCTGCGCATGGTGGTCGCGAGCTTTCTGTGCAAAGACCTGGGGCTGGACTGGCGCCGTGGCGAGGCCTATTTCGCGCTACACCTGAACGACTTCGAGCTGGCGTCGAACAACGGCGGCTGGCAATGGGCAAGTTCGAGCGGTTGCGATGCGCAACCTTACTTTCGAATCTTCAATCCGGTCACGCAGAGCGAACGCTTCGACCCGGAAGGCAAGTTCATCCGGCGTTATTTGCCTCAGATTTCAAAGCTATCGAACACGTCGATCCACGCGCCATGGAATGCCACGCCAGTGGAGCTCGAAGCCGCCGGCATCGTGCTGGGCGAGGGCTATCCGAAACCCGTCGTCGACCACGCCGAGGCTCGCGAACGCACGCTGCAGCGCTACGGCGTGGTGCGCAGCAAGGCCACTGCCGCGAACTGAGGCAGTCAGAGGCAACCGGAGCCAGCAGAGCTGGTGGGTCGCCCGGCAAGGCCACCTCACTGTGTGCGGGTGCTTACCTATGTCGTACGAAAGATTGCATATCAGGCGATCCCAAGGTAATTTATCGGCCAGAGGAGATACAAAAACCGAGGAGATTTCATGGCGATGCTGTCCGCGTATCGACGCGCAGCGGCTGACCAGTGGCTGGCCTCCGCCGACGCGGCCTTCGGCGCACTCGACGAGGCCATTTGTCTGGTCAGCGGCAACGGCGCGCTCCTGCATCTCTCCGCCAAAGCGCGCGAGTGGCTGGAGCCGACGGGAGGCCTTCAAGTGCGGCAAGGTCGGCTCTGGCATCCAGTCGCAGGC from Variovorax sp. PAMC28562 includes these protein-coding regions:
- the pyrR gene encoding bifunctional pyr operon transcriptional regulator/uracil phosphoribosyltransferase PyrR yields the protein MNTIPDAEALYTALTSGVKQLMRPETRLVGITSGGAWLVERLQKDLGLPGAPGVISSAMHRDDFARRGLAASAQTALPFEVNGADVLLLDDVLYTGRTIRAVLNELFDFGRPACVRLAVLVDRGGRELPVAADFAATHLTLPDTQLLALARSESGVFSLQVEATR
- a CDS encoding YqgE/AlgH family protein; translation: MASDSAPMNLTHHFLIAMPGLADKAFRRSVIYLCEHSERGALGLVINKPSDMNLKGLFEKIELHLSRPELGDAPVFQGGPVQTERGFVLHEPVFAEGDKPEESVYASTMTIPGGLEMTTSKDVLEALATGAGPRKVLVSLGYAAWEQGQLESELAENSWLTVDADPAVIFDTPIEQRYDRALLLLGLEAWKLSPDAGHA
- a CDS encoding cryptochrome/photolyase family protein; protein product: MPPILLAVDKAYPKGLMWFRRDLRVDDNAALYHALRSCRQVLCVFIFDRAILDALPSADRRVEFIRESLVELDAELRTLGSGLIVRHAVAADEIAALAHALEVQAVFANRDDEPAALERDAKVFGALANAGVTYHTYKDQTIFERDEVLTKTGQSYTVFTPYKRAWLAKLEAFYLRPYPVRHYADALAPPPESHRAGVPTLEAIGFEKTNLAELEIPTGTQGGAALFDDFFQRIDRYDASRNFPAVRGPSYLSVHLRFGTVSIRQLAGVAHQLALQGDVGAATWLSELIWRDFYFQVLAFNPRIGEGKSFRPEYDKIIWHHGKHADGLFDAWCQGRTGYPLIDAAMAQINQTGYMHNRLRMVVASFLCKDLGLDWRRGEAYFALHLNDFELASNNGGWQWASSSGCDAQPYFRIFNPVTQSERFDPEGKFIRRYLPQISKLSNTSIHAPWNATPVELEAAGIVLGEGYPKPVVDHAEARERTLQRYGVVRSKATAAN
- the ruvX gene encoding Holliday junction resolvase RuvX; translation: MSNEPANTASSRDVSAPSAAPVPSHFQSFLAFDFGLKRTGVATGNRLLKTASPQATIKAEGDARFVQVEARIREWQPDALVIGVPFHPDGAAHENTRRAQKFARQLHGRFKLPVYEVDERYSTTEALASGARDADAASACIILEQFLRSLS
- a CDS encoding aspartate carbamoyltransferase catalytic subunit; the protein is MLYKRNPQLNKNGELIHLLSIEGLPKSILAHILDTAANFTSVSDREVKKVPLLRGKSVFNLFFENSTRTRTTFEIAAKRLSADVINLDIARSSATKGESLLDTIANLSAMAADLFVVRHGESGAPYLIAQHVAPHVHVINAGDGRHAHPTQGLLDMYTIRHYKKDFTNLTVAIVGDVLHSRVARSDIHGLTTLGCAEVRVVGPRTLVPDDMAQMGVRVCHTLEEGIKDCDVVIMLRLQNERMSGALLPSSQEFFKTYGLTPEKLRLAKPDAIVMHPGPINRGVEIDSAVVDGRQSVILPQVTFGIAVRMAVMSIVAGNEA